One genomic segment of Candidatus Fukatsuia endosymbiont of Tuberolachnus salignus includes these proteins:
- the lpdA gene encoding dihydrolipoyl dehydrogenase, with translation MNTEIKTQVVVLGAGPAGYSAAFRCADLGLETVLVERHETLGGVCLNVGCIPSKALLHVAKVINEAKALGNHGITFGDPTIDMEKVRGWKQKVISQLTGGLAGMAKGRKVTVVNGTGKFTGEHTLVVEGEKGITRTINFDNAIIAAGSSPIQLSFIPHDDPRVWDSTDALKLDTIPEKLLIMGGGIIGLEMGTVYHALGSKIDVVEMLDQVIPAADKDIVKVFTKRISQQFNLMLETKVTQVEAKEDGIYVTMAGKKAPAEAQRYDAVLVAIGRVPNGKSLDAEKARVNIDKHGFIHVDKQLRTNVPHIFAIGDIVGQPMLAHKGVHEGHIAAEVISGKKHYFDPKVIPSIAYTEPEVAWVGLTEKELVAKEKLQAEKDGTIYDEKTSEKKYETSTFPWAASGRAIASDCAEGVTKLIFDKETHRVIGGAIVGTNGGELLGEIGLAIEMGCDAEDLALTIHAHPTLHESVGLAAEIYEGSITDLPNLKAKKK, from the coding sequence ATGAATACTGAAATAAAAACTCAGGTCGTAGTACTTGGAGCAGGCCCCGCAGGATACTCTGCGGCTTTTCGCTGCGCAGATTTGGGTCTTGAAACTGTATTGGTTGAACGCCATGAGACCTTGGGCGGTGTTTGCCTCAACGTGGGTTGCATCCCCTCCAAGGCGTTATTGCATGTTGCAAAAGTCATCAACGAGGCCAAGGCACTAGGTAATCACGGCATTACATTTGGTGATCCTACCATTGACATGGAAAAAGTACGGGGCTGGAAACAAAAAGTGATCTCTCAACTGACCGGTGGTTTAGCAGGGATGGCAAAAGGCCGTAAAGTCACAGTGGTGAATGGAACAGGTAAATTTACTGGTGAGCACACATTGGTAGTAGAAGGCGAGAAAGGGATAACTAGGACTATTAATTTCGATAATGCGATTATCGCAGCAGGTTCATCTCCGATTCAACTCTCGTTTATTCCCCATGATGATCCACGTGTATGGGATTCTACCGATGCACTGAAACTAGACACGATTCCTGAAAAATTACTCATCATGGGTGGTGGGATTATCGGCTTGGAAATGGGTACGGTTTACCATGCGCTAGGTTCTAAAATTGATGTGGTTGAAATGCTTGACCAAGTGATCCCCGCAGCGGACAAAGACATCGTTAAGGTATTCACTAAACGGATCAGTCAGCAATTCAACCTAATGCTGGAAACCAAAGTCACCCAAGTAGAAGCGAAAGAAGACGGTATCTATGTGACGATGGCAGGCAAAAAAGCACCCGCTGAAGCACAGCGTTATGACGCAGTACTGGTCGCGATCGGTCGAGTGCCCAACGGCAAGTCACTGGATGCGGAAAAAGCAAGGGTTAACATTGATAAACATGGCTTTATCCATGTCGACAAACAGTTACGCACCAATGTGCCACATATTTTTGCTATTGGCGATATTGTAGGCCAACCGATGCTGGCTCATAAAGGGGTACATGAAGGTCATATCGCGGCTGAAGTTATCTCGGGGAAAAAACATTATTTCGATCCTAAGGTGATCCCCTCTATCGCTTACACTGAACCAGAAGTTGCCTGGGTTGGTTTAACAGAAAAAGAACTCGTAGCAAAAGAAAAACTACAAGCAGAAAAAGATGGCACTATTTATGATGAAAAAACCAGCGAGAAAAAATATGAAACCTCTACTTTCCCGTGGGCAGCATCAGGGCGTGCGATTGCTTCTGATTGTGCCGAAGGTGTTACCAAACTGATTTTTGATAAAGAAACGCATCGTGTCATCGGAGGTGCCATCGTCGGTACCAACGGGGGCGAGCTATTGGGTGAAATCGGCCTGGCTATTGAGATGGGTTGTGATGCTGAAGATCTCGCCCTCACCATTCATGCCCATCCAACCTTGCACGAGTCTGTGGGTCTGGCTGCGGAGATCTACGAGGGTAGTATTACTGACTTGCCGAATCTAAAAGCCAAAAAAAAATAA
- a CDS encoding GrxA family glutaredoxin, with product MYTVIFGRPGCPFCVRAQELAKKLAAQRNDFKFSYIDIHAEGISKADLEKSVGKPVETVPQIFIDKQHIGGCTDFEAYAKKYLCQTDQTSASCIP from the coding sequence GTGTATACCGTGATATTTGGACGTCCTGGATGTCCTTTTTGTGTTCGTGCACAAGAATTAGCAAAAAAGCTTGCGGCGCAACGTAATGATTTTAAATTTAGTTACATTGATATCCACGCAGAAGGTATTAGCAAAGCAGATCTGGAGAAGAGCGTGGGTAAACCGGTTGAGACTGTGCCACAAATTTTTATTGATAAACAACATATCGGTGGTTGCACAGATTTTGAGGCTTATGCTAAAAAATACTTGTGTCAAACTGATCAAACGAGCGCATCCTGCATTCCTTGA
- a CDS encoding YbjN domain-containing protein yields the protein MSSLNALDFKVPDLALLRCWLSQLGCPFFECDSCQALHLCHMQKCDGVSDARIDLKDDVILFSVLAEIRPTALIPLSSNLSQINTLSLTAKAFINIEENDNLAQLIVCQSISIATGITEQQFDHFMQQSTEQISMIISTVAENDMLFLSDDYEYEDDEEEEEEEEEKNSPPVSRFRPIIH from the coding sequence ATGAGTTCACTCAATGCTCTAGATTTCAAGGTTCCAGATTTGGCCTTATTGCGCTGTTGGCTAAGTCAACTGGGATGCCCGTTTTTCGAGTGTGACTCCTGCCAAGCTCTCCACTTATGCCACATGCAAAAATGTGACGGTGTGTCTGATGCCAGAATTGATCTCAAGGATGACGTTATCCTGTTTTCAGTGCTGGCAGAAATCAGGCCAACGGCATTGATCCCGCTAAGCAGCAATTTAAGCCAGATTAATACTCTCTCTCTGACAGCAAAAGCATTTATTAATATCGAAGAAAATGACAATCTGGCACAGCTGATCGTATGCCAATCTATCAGTATCGCCACCGGCATCACTGAACAGCAATTTGACCACTTTATGCAGCAATCTACAGAACAAATCTCGATGATTATTTCCACAGTGGCAGAAAATGATATGCTATTTCTTAGTGACGACTATGAATATGAGGACGACGAAGAAGAGGAGGAAGAGGAGGAAGAAAAAAACTCGCCACCGGTGTCAAGATTTCGTCCAATTATCCATTAA
- the potF gene encoding spermidine/putrescine ABC transporter substrate-binding protein PotF has translation MFNTKWLSAIAMGLLMATSVSVAAEGKRLHVYNWSDYIAPNTLANFQKETGIKVVYDVFDSNEVLDGKLMAGSTGFDLVVPSDSFLERQLTAKVFQPLDKSKLPNYKNLDPQLLKLVASYDTDNQFSIPYMWMTTGIGYNVDKVKKALGNDAPVDSWDLVLKPENLAKLQNCGVSFLDAPSEVFATVLHYLGKDANSSLASDYTGTATELLLKLRPSIRYFHSSQYINDLANGDTCVAVGWSGDMIQAANRAKEAKNGVNLAYSIPKEGALVTFDLFAMPADAKNPQEAYQFLNYLMRPNVIADVSNHIYYANANQAATPLMNAVVRDNPEIYPPADIRAKMFTLKLHPPKLDRVITRAWTKVKSGK, from the coding sequence ATGTTCAACACAAAGTGGTTATCCGCTATAGCTATGGGTCTGTTAATGGCCACATCCGTCTCCGTTGCTGCTGAGGGGAAAAGGTTGCATGTCTACAATTGGTCTGATTACATCGCACCCAATACACTGGCTAATTTCCAAAAAGAAACCGGCATCAAAGTGGTCTATGATGTGTTTGACTCCAACGAAGTGCTGGACGGTAAGCTTATGGCAGGCAGCACCGGTTTTGATTTGGTGGTTCCTTCGGACAGTTTTCTTGAACGCCAATTGACAGCTAAGGTTTTCCAACCTTTGGATAAAAGTAAGTTACCCAACTATAAAAATCTTGATCCACAATTGCTAAAATTGGTAGCCAGTTACGATACAGATAATCAATTTTCTATCCCCTATATGTGGATGACTACAGGGATTGGTTATAACGTTGATAAAGTCAAAAAGGCATTAGGTAACGATGCACCGGTCGATAGCTGGGATTTAGTGCTAAAACCGGAAAATTTGGCGAAACTGCAAAACTGCGGGGTTTCTTTTCTTGATGCACCCAGTGAAGTTTTTGCTACCGTACTGCATTATTTAGGCAAAGATGCAAACAGTTCATTGGCCTCAGACTATACCGGCACGGCAACTGAGCTATTATTAAAATTGCGACCCAGTATCCGTTATTTTCATTCTTCCCAATACATTAATGATCTGGCAAACGGGGATACCTGTGTAGCTGTTGGTTGGAGTGGAGATATGATCCAAGCAGCCAACCGAGCAAAAGAAGCAAAGAATGGTGTTAATTTAGCTTACAGCATTCCTAAAGAAGGTGCGTTAGTGACTTTTGATCTGTTTGCTATGCCTGCGGATGCAAAAAATCCACAGGAAGCCTATCAGTTCCTGAATTATTTGATGCGCCCAAATGTCATTGCCGATGTCAGTAACCATATCTACTACGCCAATGCTAACCAGGCGGCCACACCCTTGATGAATGCAGTGGTACGAGATAACCCTGAGATCTACCCTCCAGCGGACATCCGCGCCAAAATGTTTACTCTGAAATTACACCCACCAAAATTGGATAGAGTAATTACGCGCGCTTGGACTAAAGTTAAAAGCGGTAAATAG
- the potG gene encoding putrescine ABC transporter ATP-binding subunit PotG: MNEVTGRLPPKSQKVFTPLLEIRNLTKFFDGHAAVDDVDLTIYKGEIFALLGASGCGKSTLLRMLAGFEQPTQGQIVLDGQDLSRVPPYQRPINMMFQSYALFPHMTVEQNIAFGLKQDKLAAQEIKNRVAEMLTLVHMEEFARRKPHQLSGGQRQRVALARSLAKRPKLLLLDEPMGALDKKLRDRMQLEVVDILEGVGATCVMVTHDQEEAMTMAGRIAIMNRGKFVQIGEPEEIYEHPNSRFSAEFIGSINVFEGLLIDRKDDALRIHSPGLRHSLKVPSDASVIDGVPVLIALRPEKIMLCENIPQDECNFAVGEVVDIAYLGDLSIYHVKLHSGQMISAQLQNSHRYRKGMPTWGDTVHLCWDADSCVVLGS; this comes from the coding sequence GTGAACGAAGTTACTGGCCGCCTACCACCGAAATCCCAGAAGGTTTTTACTCCTTTGCTGGAGATACGCAATTTAACCAAATTTTTTGATGGTCACGCCGCAGTCGATGATGTCGATTTAACCATCTACAAGGGTGAAATTTTTGCGCTGCTAGGCGCATCGGGCTGCGGAAAATCAACGTTATTACGTATGTTGGCGGGCTTTGAACAACCGACTCAAGGACAGATAGTGCTTGATGGGCAGGATTTATCCCGTGTGCCGCCCTATCAGCGTCCCATCAATATGATGTTTCAGTCCTATGCACTGTTTCCTCATATGACGGTAGAGCAGAATATCGCTTTTGGATTGAAGCAAGACAAACTCGCAGCGCAGGAAATTAAAAATCGCGTCGCCGAGATGCTGACGTTGGTACATATGGAAGAATTTGCCAGACGTAAACCACATCAACTCTCCGGTGGTCAGCGACAACGTGTAGCTTTAGCACGCAGTCTGGCTAAGCGACCCAAATTACTGCTGCTGGATGAACCTATGGGTGCGCTGGATAAAAAACTTCGTGACCGTATGCAATTGGAGGTGGTCGATATTTTGGAAGGTGTCGGTGCAACCTGTGTCATGGTGACACATGATCAGGAAGAAGCGATGACAATGGCCGGGCGTATAGCCATTATGAACCGTGGAAAATTTGTACAAATCGGTGAACCGGAAGAAATCTACGAACATCCAAACAGTAGATTCAGTGCCGAATTCATTGGCTCGATAAATGTGTTTGAAGGTTTATTGATTGATAGGAAAGATGATGCATTGCGGATCCATAGCCCTGGCTTGCGCCATTCGCTAAAGGTCCCTTCTGATGCTTCGGTAATCGATGGTGTTCCAGTATTGATCGCACTGCGCCCAGAAAAGATTATGCTTTGCGAAAACATACCGCAAGATGAATGTAATTTTGCAGTGGGAGAAGTAGTAGATATCGCCTATCTGGGAGATTTATCTATCTATCATGTAAAACTGCACAGTGGTCAGATGATCAGTGCCCAATTACAGAACAGTCATCGCTACCGTAAAGGCATGCCAACCTGGGGCGACACAGTACACTTATGTTGGGATGCCGACAGTTGTGTGGTTTTGGGGAGTTGA